A single window of Merismopedia glauca CCAP 1448/3 DNA harbors:
- the ndhC gene encoding photosynthetic/respiratory NAD(P)H-quinone oxidoreductase subunit C, which produces MFVLSGYEYLLGFLLACSLVPLLALSASKLLRPSGTGPERRTTYECGMEPIGGAWIQFNIRYYMFALVFVIFDVETVFLYPWAVAFNTLGLLAFIEALIFITILVVALVYAWRKGALEWS; this is translated from the coding sequence GTGTTTGTTCTTAGCGGTTACGAGTATCTTCTAGGCTTCCTTCTTGCCTGTAGTCTAGTACCTTTGTTAGCTTTATCTGCGTCTAAATTATTAAGACCTAGCGGTACGGGTCCCGAACGACGTACTACTTATGAGTGCGGGATGGAACCGATTGGGGGAGCCTGGATTCAGTTCAACATCCGATACTATATGTTTGCTTTAGTATTCGTAATTTTCGATGTAGAAACTGTGTTCCTTTACCCCTGGGCAGTAGCTTTTAATACATTGGGGCTGCTGGCATTCATCGAAGCATTAATCTTTATTACCATTTTGGTAGTAGCTCTCGTTTATGCATGGCGCAAAGGAGCGCTGGAATGGTCATGA
- the ndhK gene encoding photosynthetic/respiratory NAD(P)H-quinone oxidoreductase subunit K: MITQENERILNPIERPQVTQGLSENVILTTVDDLYNWARLSSLWPLMFGTACCFIEFAGMIGSRFDFDRFGLVPRASTRQADLLITAGTITMKMAPALVRLYEQMPEPKYVIAMGACTITGGMFSVDSPTAVRGVDKLIPVDLYIPGCPPRPEAIMDAIVKLRKKVANESLQEQALYKQTHRFYSTTHEMKVVEPILTGKYLETQSRKTPPQELTEAMGMPVPPALLASQKEEVSRG, encoded by the coding sequence CTGATAACTCAAGAAAACGAGCGAATTCTTAACCCGATTGAGCGTCCCCAAGTAACTCAAGGTCTTTCGGAAAATGTCATTTTGACTACCGTTGACGATCTGTACAATTGGGCAAGGCTATCGAGCTTGTGGCCGTTGATGTTTGGTACTGCCTGCTGTTTTATCGAATTTGCGGGCATGATTGGTTCGCGCTTCGATTTTGACAGGTTTGGGCTAGTTCCTAGAGCAAGTACCAGACAAGCCGACCTACTCATCACAGCCGGAACTATTACGATGAAGATGGCTCCTGCTTTAGTGCGGTTGTACGAGCAAATGCCGGAACCCAAGTACGTCATTGCGATGGGAGCTTGCACGATCACTGGGGGAATGTTCAGCGTTGATTCTCCCACTGCCGTCAGGGGTGTAGATAAGCTAATTCCGGTGGATTTATACATTCCTGGCTGTCCGCCGCGCCCTGAAGCGATTATGGATGCGATCGTAAAACTGCGGAAAAAGGTGGCTAATGAGTCTTTACAAGAGCAAGCACTTTACAAGCAAACTCACAGGTTTTACAGTACTACCCATGAGATGAAGGTGGTAGAGCCAATCCTGACAGGTAAATACTTAGAAACCCAAAGTCGCAAAACTCCACCTCAAGAGTTGACGGAAGCAATGGGAATGCCTGTACCGCCAGCGCTACTAGCATCTCAAAAAGAGGAGGTAAGTCGTGGCTGA
- a CDS encoding NAD(P)H-quinone oxidoreductase subunit J, with amino-acid sequence MADEVKPETTENTEIVEAGKVSQWLTNNGFEHQALERDKQGVEVIKVAPNFLLPICTALYAYGFNYMQCQGGYDVGAGDELVSFYHLIKVSDDASHPEEVRVKVFLPRDNPIVPSVYWIWKTADWQERETYDMYGIIYEGHPNLKRILMPEDWVGWPLRKDYISPDFYELQDAF; translated from the coding sequence GTGGCTGATGAAGTGAAACCAGAAACTACTGAAAATACGGAAATAGTCGAGGCTGGCAAGGTTTCTCAGTGGTTGACTAATAATGGCTTCGAGCATCAAGCTTTAGAGCGCGACAAGCAAGGAGTTGAAGTTATTAAAGTCGCACCCAACTTTCTCTTACCAATTTGTACTGCTTTATATGCCTACGGGTTTAATTATATGCAGTGTCAAGGTGGCTACGATGTTGGTGCTGGGGACGAATTAGTCAGTTTTTATCACTTAATCAAAGTCAGTGATGATGCTTCCCATCCAGAAGAAGTTAGGGTTAAAGTGTTTTTACCGCGAGATAATCCGATAGTGCCTTCGGTTTACTGGATTTGGAAGACTGCTGATTGGCAAGAGCGAGAAACTTACGATATGTACGGGATTATTTATGAAGGACACCCGAATCTGAAACGAATCTTGATGCCAGAAGATTGGGTGGGTTGGCCTTTAAGAAAGGATTACATCTCGCCTGATTTCTACGAGTTACAAGATGCATTTTAG